CCGCAGCAAGGACGTCTACGGATACGCCTCCTGCCGCGCCGTCGTCCCCGACCCGCCGCCGCCCTCGGCAgagcggccccgccgccgcgccggcaAGCGGCGCTTCCCGGCCGCCGACGCCAAGCgccgggccgcggcggcgggcggcagcgccaagcggcggcggcggcggcggcgccgcaGGAGGGCACGGGGCAGGCAGCGGCCCGCGGCACCGGCGGCCGCCGGCCTCCGCGGCGacgaggaggcggcggcgctgGGGCCGCCCGGCGAGGAGGAAGCGGACAGTGACCAGGGCAGCCCGGCGGAGGGGGCGGCCTGGGAGCCCTTCGGCGGCAAGTCGTTGGAGGAGATCTGGAAGGCTGCCACTCCCCGCCTCACCACCTTCCCGACCATCCGTGTGCGGGGCAGCGTCTGGAGCCGGCGGAGCCTGGCGGCGGTGCGGCGGCGGGCGCAGCGGATCCTCGGCGTGGACCTGTCTCCCGTGGTGCGGGTGCGGCGCCTCCCTGTGGCGCCGTCCTGAGGCCGCGGGGGGGGACCGCTATCCCGCTTCCCCCCGGCGGGAGGGGGCCAGGCCGGCGCCTCACCTCCGCCGCGGTGCGGACAAAGAGACCAATATCAGTCACCTGTTTACATTGCTTTTTGTCTGGATCgtgttctgctgctgcactttATGGCTCGCTCGGGCGGGGGCTGGGCCCCGCAACCGCACGGGGGGCGGCCGACCGACCGGCCGGG
Above is a window of Colius striatus isolate bColStr4 chromosome 1, bColStr4.1.hap1, whole genome shotgun sequence DNA encoding:
- the CCDC71L gene encoding coiled-coil domain-containing protein 71L; translation: MTRSRKQAALERGAGKMNPEAESAAARAAEARAATTAGAVGGEAAPAAWGLEGEAEKVVYSRSQVSFAGTKALGDAIKLFMPKSTEFMSSDSELWNFLCSLKHEFSPVILRSKDVYGYASCRAVVPDPPPPSAERPRRRAGKRRFPAADAKRRAAAAGGSAKRRRRRRRRRRARGRQRPAAPAAAGLRGDEEAAALGPPGEEEADSDQGSPAEGAAWEPFGGKSLEEIWKAATPRLTTFPTIRVRGSVWSRRSLAAVRRRAQRILGVDLSPVVRVRRLPVAPS